gaaattcaaaaaaagaagagaaatcttttgaaaaataaaagttataTGTTTACGtgttaattgatttgaattgatttaaaaatctGTTAAAAAGGCCCACAATATAAGCAGCGCGTTTAGGGCCAAAAGACTTGTATGTAAAgattaatactaaaatattatGATACGAATTTGTATCAAGAATTAGAGAGAATTAGAGATAATAAGAAAGAATAGAAGTGAAATTCTTAGAATTAGGGCCAAAGAGGAAAAATAGAATTTCCAATTTCATTATGCCTTTCCCACATTATTACATTATACTCCTATttatagtataattttttaattggaCTAGTCCAATACTAATCCTATCATTATCCTACTTTTCAAAATAACCTTGTCCTCTATGAAAACAAATATAAATCCTAATAAAAATTGTAAAGgcaaattacaaataaaaaaatattagcaaTCCTAAAATAAAATTGTCTATACTActgctaaaaaaaattttaaccacCAGGATTCCATTGAAAAAAATTGTGTTCAATCCacaatcaacaaaataaaattacagCAGAAATCTGAAAATAGACCAGAAAAATTGAAATCCTTAGAATTGGACTTGAAGTCATTATACCATCCATCACATGCTGATTTTGGGcttcaaaaactaaaatttgGCCTGGCCCACAATAGAAGCCCAACTCATTGATAGGcatcaacatctctttctcgtTCTCATGGAAGAAGAGAAACCCGTTGTTGTTTCTCTGTCTCAGAGGTGCACCCGCCGCCTCCCCCACGTCCCACCCGCCGCCAACGACCGTCGCGAGCTTGCATGGAGGAACTGGCACTGCCTTCCAGCTCCCGTCTCTTCGTTGTCTGCTGTTTGCTGTTTGCTGTTCGCATGGAGGAATCGGCACTCCCTTCCAACTCCCTTCGCCATTGTCCGCCGTCGCCCATTCGTCCTTTGTCGCGATTTCACAGAAAGACagtaatttaaaatatataatcaacaataatttgcTAAACtcgtttaaataaaaaagtttattataaaaaaattataatttgtaaatataaaattttaaaatataaataataaaataattttataataatttaattatttttattattttatgtaaagagaattttattcattaagatctaaaaaataatattaaaattaatactataaaaaatattttaaatttaatattacaaaaaaatttatataggaactaatttgattaatttttaaaattttaaggataaaaataatttacagTTGAACTTTTAAAACTATTTTGATtatatataacttttttatATGTTAAGTGACACGTGACGAACTAGATGTCATTGACCTGACACGTTAACCAATTATCTTATAACGCGTAGCATTAACCTACCACATTATCGTGTCACGTAGCCCTTAACATGACACGTAATTATCTAACTAACAGAAAACTAAATTTGATTGATATTTTATCTTTCAAAGACTAAAGACtaaaatgattaatttttttaaaaattaatttaatttaactaTTAACTCCTACTATTTGTAAATGTCTTTTGTTGTCTTTTGATGAATGAAACTCTATCGTTTTtatataaaacataaataaataaacacacTTTTGGTCCTTCAAATTTGTCCTCgcacaatattaaaaaattattttaaatggTTATTAATTATGTGAGTCAAACCTGGTCCATTTAAATTATActatttaagaattttttaatCACTTAACTcttaaactttttttatttattgttatatatatatgaccTCCAACCAGCTGAAGAAAATACACGTTCGAAGTTACTTATGATAATTGATAGGTATAAATGTTTTGAACGACAAATGTGAaattaaataaactaaaaattataatCAAGTATAAAAGTtatcttccttttctttttataacATGTACGTGTTTCTGGAGTTTTTAatatcatttactcatttgtgatttttttgtttttatttgtttagttatttcttgtctttgtttctttttcgCCCCTCTAATTTAATCAACGGAAACCCAGAGAGGCAATCAAAATTTGGATTCCAAATAAAATGGATGCTCTTGGAAATGAAATAAACACCCATTTTTTAACATTCTTAATAATCTCATTCCTGACATAAAGTTACTAGAGTTCTCATTACAAGTCCCTTTCGGCATTCCCAAGAGAAAAACTAGAAAAAGAAAACACATTGACCCaacttcaaaagaaaaagatgcaGACTCGAGAGGAAAGAAAAAAGCGTAGATAACACACTCACTAGTAATAATTGTAAAGGAATCAACAATTATATTAACTGTAAAATGCAAAGGTTATGAAACTAGCATTGCTATTATGTTAATATCAGTTGCCAAGCTTCCCCTTAACCAAAACATCCAACACCCACGCATCCAaagtttctttattttctcaCTCTTTTAACCTTTATCTGCTTCATGATAATACCCGTAAATGCTTCTTCTTTACACTTCCACCACCACAAAGTTTCGTAAATAAGAACCCACCCAAAGTCCTCGCTACATGTACAATTGTACACGCCTACAATGGCACCTCTCTTACTCCTTTTCTTTATCTTCTTCGCCTCTTCTTCTCCACTAACACACTCTCGAACCAGGCCCCTCAAAACGACAACGCTCGACGTCGCTTCATCCCTTCAGAAAACCACCCGTAATGGCCCCACTTCATACTCCCTAAAAACACAACCTTCAGAATCTACACTCTCCCTTCAACTCCTTTCTCGCGCTTCAATTCAAAAGCACCACTCATACACGAACAACTACAAGTTATTCACACTCTCATTACTCGAGCGCGACTCAGCCCGAGTCAAGGTCATAGAAACTCGCCTAGATCTCGCTCTGAAACGAGTTTCGCGCACGGATCTTCACCCGGCCGAGTCGATGACCGAGTTAGACCCGGAGGAAATGCAAGGACCGTTGATATCCGGAACGAGTCAAGGAAGCGGCGAGTACTTCGTTCGAGTCGGAATCGGTAACCCGCCAAGTCAAGCTTACCTGGTCATCGACACGGGCAGCGACGTAAGCTGGATCCAGTGCGCACCTTGCGCCGACTGCTATGACCAAGCTGATCCAATATTCCAGCCGGATTCATCGGCTTCCTATGCACCAATCCCCTGCGCCGCGGCACAGTGCAAGTCCCTAGACCTCTCCGAGTGCCGTAACGGAACCTGCCTCTACGAGGTTTCTTATGGCGACGGTTCTTTCACAGTCGGCGACTTCGCGACGGAGACCATTACGCTCGGCTCCGTTTCAGTCCCCAACGTAGCCATCGGCTGCGGCCACAACAACGAAGGCTTGTTCGTCGGAGCTGCTGGCTTGCTCGGCCTCGGAGGCGGCCCGTTGTCTTTCCCGGCTCAGCTCAACGCCACTTCATTTTCCTACTGTCTCGTGGACCGCGATTCTGACCATGCTTCAACTCTCGAGTTTCACTCGGCATTATCTCATTACGCCGTCACGGCGCCTTTACGGCGGAACAAGGAGATGAACACATTCTATTATGTTGGACTGACCGGAATTGGTGTGGGCGGTGAGGTACTTCCTATTCCGGAGGCGAGTTTCGAGGTGGATAGCACCGGCGCCGGAGGTGTTATTGTGGATTCTGGGACGGCTGTGACGAGGTTAAAAGAGGAGGTGTACGACGTTCTGAGGGATGCGTTTCTGAGCGGGACAAAAGGGTTGCAGAGGGCGAACGGTGTGGCGTTGTTTGATACTTGCTACGACTTGTCGTCTAAGTCGAGCGTTGAGGTTCCGACGGTGTCGTTTCATTTTCCTGGGGGGAGGGAGTTACCGTTACCGGCGAAGAATTACCTGATACCGGTTGACTCGGTGGGGACGTTCTGCTTTGCCTTCGCCCCCACTACGTCTTCCTTGTCGATAATTGGGAATGTTCAGCAGCAAGGGACACGTGTCATTTTCGACGTCGCTAACTGGGTCGTTGGATTCTCTGTCGATAGCTGCTAGTCGTAGATGGATTATGCATgtgcaaattttaatttaactatttaatttaatattctctgttgttattatttgtttaaactttttgttttgttttccacttttttttttttttttggttcagTAATTTCCCTAGTTGCATGGATCGGCACAAAAGATAAAGGGACATAGAAAAGGAATATTTccaacgtttttttttttttttgacagaAGGAATATTTCCAATGTTGTGAAGTTAGGTTTCCAGATATGGATGTGGAGACGGGAAAGAAAGGTAGATAAATGAGTGAATGGTTGGTGGTCTCACCACTAAAAACATTTCTAACTATAAACACTAAATTAGCTATAAAATCAGttttcaatataaaatatatattaaaaataaattaaattatatatatatatataaaatataatgatttattttaataattaattttaatatataaaataatatttttaaattattttggactattaaattttgatttttttttatttgtttaaaatattttataaccttttcatttaagaagttatttggataatattataaaaaatataaattaaaaatactaaaatcattaaattaaaattcaaacttaATTGTACGTATTTAAAATAGTGCATATACATTAAGATTATGATATTATGagttttttttatgtaattttaaaataataaattacctCCTTTTAAATTCAATCAAGTTCAATCATTATTACATggaatatatgatttttttttagagAATAAAGATTTCTAATCTGCCATAATTTTTAAGCTGGATGTGAGTGATACTTACATGAAATTTCAACTTCAAGGCAATAATAGTTTAAGaggtataaaaattaaagtagaTTCTATACCTCAAGGTAGACATTTCACCTGCTATTTATGGTGCGTTTTGGGTGAATATGAGGAAAGATTCGCAATATTATCTCCATTTGGATTCTGATATTGTTGATAATTCTGAGTACTGTGTTTTGAGGTGGATGGTTTTTTATCAAGCTGCTTAATTGGTTCACAGACATTGCGAAAAtgattttttatcatttttcttaCTTATGTGGTGTGTaagaatctaaaattaatttaactatttagttaaaataaaataataattgtctggaataaattgaaaaatataagaatatcAATTAGAAAATTTAAAGGTGAGATTTAGATTTAGCGAATTTTTTTgaatagaaaaaattattttttttttgaaaaaatgcgTAAAAGCACGTATCAACCTAAATGAGTCCAGTACTGTGAGtgagaaaattaaattatgggtgaataaattaaattttataatttagagaAGATAAAAGTAATTTGAATAGAAAATCAAGCATTTATTATAAAGGTTTTGACCCAAAATTGGACCAAACGAATCAAGACGTGAATCGGACCTAAGTGGGTCCAAACCCCTCCTTTCACTTGAGCCAATTTAACACAATTACACTTGAAAAAGAGGAAAGGCACGGTGAAGAGAAGGAGAGAGTAACCAAAACTTAGAGCACTATTTACCTTCTTCTTGTTTTGCTTGTaattttgatctagagctctgattgatgagCCGTTTGTGACCACGCGTCGTTCTCCTTATCCTCTTCGATTCTATCTAGATATTATGGTAAGTACTTCGAAGTCTTCtgtccaattttattttttccattCCATTTGTGTTTTGGTTTGGTTTTGAGAAAATCTTGTGATTTAGATTATTTAGTGTAAGACCGCAATTAATTAACCGCTTAATTAAAATAAGTTAATTGCCCAAAATAGGTTCAAAAATTTAGAAGGttaattagaaaatttaaatatgatattttgaCTCAGTAAATTTTTTAAGTTGGATAATGTAATTTTTTGCGGAGAATTGCGTAAAAATGCGTACTGTAAATTAACCGGCAGTATTGATTTAGGTTTGTCTAGTACTACGTAAGAGTAATAAAAACtgtataaaaaattagagaaataattaaagttaaaaatcGGGCGCAAATTATAAAGATTTAGCCCAACATTGAGGCAAACGGGCCAAAAATACTAACGGATTGGATCAGACTCAAGTTGGGCTCAAGCCCAAGATATATATACCTCACTTAAGAGCCAATTTAACTTATTTCCACCCACAAATAAGAAAAGGAGTGTTGTTGAGTTGAAAGAAGAGAGGACCCACAAATAAGAAAAGGGGTGTTGTTGAGTtgagagaagagaggagagggtTTACTATTCATATCTATCTTCATTtgatcatatcttgagctacgaTACTTtcattgacgagccgtttgtggCCACACGAAACTCTTGTCGAGTTCTTCATTTCTAGCTAAACAAAGTTGGTAAGAACTCAAAACTCATACTCCAGTTTCTACCCTAATGAAATATGCGATTTTACGTTTagttttttagtagattttgtgattttagttGTTTAGGTGTGATCTAGTAGCGGGTTATTGTTGGGTTTTGTCCTAAATTATAGTGGGTAAGGTAAGATTTTCTTAAACCCTCATAAAATTATGATTTTGGTAAACCCTAGGTATTGATTATGATGAATTAATTATGTATAGCTTGGAATTTATGATTATTGGAGCTTTTGGATTGTGTGTGGTGGCTTGTTGAACTTGGAGACTTGTGAAAGCTTGGTTGAGGTCAAATTTTGGTGTTTGGTGCATATTGAGAATCGGCCAAGGTGGTTTCGAttttctttatgtaatatgtaatatttcGTGAAACTTAGGCTAGTGGCCTTTAAGATAGGATTGAAGTATATGAGTTGAATGAAATGATCTTTTGATATGGAGTTGTTATGGTGATATGAAGTTGGTATTGATGATAAGTTTTGATATTTGTTGATTCTGGTGATGATTAttgattttggttgataatTAATGATGAATATTGATGTTGTAGGTAATGAATAACGAGTGTTGATATTGTTGATAAATAATGTGGATTATGAGTTTTGATGATGATAAATTGATGCTTATATTTTATAAGTGTTGAAGGAGTTGATAAATTAGGATATTAAAGGTTGGATGTTGTATAGTTGAATAATGATGGGAATTTATAAGTTTTTGTACGAATTAGGTTGAATTTAGAGTTGGATGAGGTGAGTATTAAATGTTTGGATGATTGAATGATTGATATGGTTGAGAAATATTTGGTTTTGAATTGAAAGTTTTGGTAAATTTGAGGTTGAAAGGTTTTTGGTAAAAGCGGATTTTTGACCAACTTCAgcggatcataacttgagcctcGGGTTTTGGATTTGAATAAACTTAATctcaaattaaagataatttaaaaagcTTTAAAAAATGTATAGATTTTGTGGAAAttggaattttgtagaaaaAAGTTATAGATGTTGGAAGTTAGGGCAAAAATCTAATTTCTGTGATGTTGcaaaaaatttggaaaaatatGTCGTGTGCCCACACACAGAACAGAGTGGGTGTTTCAAGTTGTGCTtatgcacaacatcatccatacGCACAGGTAGGGAAAGCCTTTTGGTGCGTGCGTACACAAACAACCTTGTGCATACGCATAAGccctattttttttctaaaaccCTATTTTTAACTGTTTTACCTTCCCGGCAAGCTTGCGGACTTCCGTAATACTTGTTTAAGATCCTTTAGCTTGTTTTTAGACTTTGAAATATAGGAGAATACAATAAATGaattagttaactattttctggTAATAAGTTTAGAAAATAGAGACTTAGATTTCTGAAATACTGGGGATGAAGTAGCTGAGTATTTGTGATGGAGTACTAGATTGATCATGTACTTGTGAAATTGAGAACTGAGGATGGTTGTATCAAATTTAGAACTTGGAGACGAAGGGACTTGGACTGTATGAGCAGTGATCACTGAGAATATGTTGAGGGTTTCTGGCCTGGCAAGGATAGTGGTATAATCCCACTTGCTCAGTGCGTAAACCGTGGTGCAGGGATGATTGTTTTATCCTGCCTACAGTGAGGATGGAGGTTTTATCCCTCTCACGTATTGATGAATTGTTTAGCAAGGACGGTGGTTTAATCTCGCTTGCAGATTGATTTGTGAATGCAACCCGAGCAAGGATGGTGGTCTAATCCCGCTTGTTTAAGGTGCCCAGTAAGGATGGTGGTTTAATTTTGCTTACTGTGGAGGCAAGGACGATGGTTTATTCTCGCTTGCATGTTCTGGACAAGGATGGTGGTTTAATCCCGCTTGTTTATAAAACATACGGATAAGGATGGTGGTCTAATCCCGCTTATCCGAGTCGGGTCTGGCAATATAATCGACGCATGAGCTCATGGCTAATAGGgtaggcattcatcatatgcatctcttGTATGCTTGTTTGCTTTGATTACTTGTAGTTTGCCTAAATGTATAATATGCAtacttgcttcttgaattacttgctaTACATAAATATTACATGTGTATTACTTGTTTACATATACTTGTAATTGTCTGGTGCTGAGGAGGTCAagtaggcggtggcgatgggatcgcacagaggttaggttggtgaaggctgtggaaTATAGCGATATGATTGGTATTAGTTAGAAATCCCCTAAGTTTAGATAACCCTATtcatggtttatggtttaagtcATTTATTTCGTTAAGCTTGAATATCGGTATCGATGTGAAGTTCTaagattgcctttggcgtcctGGAACCTTACATCTTATATATTGGGTACTATCACCAAACTGAGAATCtctagttctcataccatatgttgatattgtttttcagatgcatgTTGTAACCCACCACGATGAGTTTACGGACATGGTGACAGAGCGGAGAATGATCATTCTTATATTTTATTCTGCTTTACTTTTGTTGTAGTTATCCTCTCatgattttgtatattttaactttgttgccttagaggctttatttttgaaaactttgagAGATAGGTTGTTGATGTTTTAAACTTCAAAATTCTATTATATTCAGTTTGACTAGCCGTCCTAAACTCCGCAGGCTGTGAGTAGTCCTCTTTTTGTATatcatacttatatatatatatatatatatatatatatatagattatTATTGTACTATTTCCTATGTTGTATCTTGCATCTTAGTGCGTTTAGTTATTATGTGCGGACGCTTCGCgctttgtgtatatatatatatatatatatatatatatatatatagtctgGTATGAGCTTTAGAACTATCGTGACACTTTGTTATCCTTCGCTTTACTGCTAGAGGTATGTCTTAGGGTAATAG
The genomic region above belongs to Arachis stenosperma cultivar V10309 chromosome 5, arast.V10309.gnm1.PFL2, whole genome shotgun sequence and contains:
- the LOC130982550 gene encoding protein ASPARTIC PROTEASE IN GUARD CELL 1-like; protein product: MAPLLLLFFIFFASSSPLTHSRTRPLKTTTLDVASSLQKTTRNGPTSYSLKTQPSESTLSLQLLSRASIQKHHSYTNNYKLFTLSLLERDSARVKVIETRLDLALKRVSRTDLHPAESMTELDPEEMQGPLISGTSQGSGEYFVRVGIGNPPSQAYLVIDTGSDVSWIQCAPCADCYDQADPIFQPDSSASYAPIPCAAAQCKSLDLSECRNGTCLYEVSYGDGSFTVGDFATETITLGSVSVPNVAIGCGHNNEGLFVGAAGLLGLGGGPLSFPAQLNATSFSYCLVDRDSDHASTLEFHSALSHYAVTAPLRRNKEMNTFYYVGLTGIGVGGEVLPIPEASFEVDSTGAGGVIVDSGTAVTRLKEEVYDVLRDAFLSGTKGLQRANGVALFDTCYDLSSKSSVEVPTVSFHFPGGRELPLPAKNYLIPVDSVGTFCFAFAPTTSSLSIIGNVQQQGTRVIFDVANWVVGFSVDSC